The sequence below is a genomic window from Candidatus Saccharimonadales bacterium.
CCTGTACGCTTTATTGATCAGACTATTGGCGACAAACCCAGGATGGCAATCAAACGTGCTCCCAAACGAAGCGTAACAGTACTTGAGAACCTTCGTTTCTACACCGAGGAAGAGGCAAACGACGAAAAGTTCGCAAAAAGTCTTGCCGAGACATCAGGCGCGCGTTACTTTGTTCAGGATGGATTTGGCGTCGTGCACCGTGCGCACGCTAGCACGTCGGCCATCACCCATTATTTGCCAGGTGTCGCAGGGTTACTGCTAGAACGTGAATACACAACGATTACAGACGCAATGAAAGCACCAAAGCGTCCCCTCGTTGCGGTTATGGGCGGTGCGAAAGTAAGCGATAAAATTAAAGTCATTGATGAATTTATTAAGGTGGCTGATACCATCATTATTAGTGGCGCTATGGCGAATACGTTTCTAGCCAACAAAGGCTTTCCTATGGGAAAAAGTAAATACGAACCTGATGAGACCGATATAATACAAGAAATTTATAAAACAGCGCGCGCTAAGGTCGGCGATGACAAGGTTGATGATTTTCTCATCTTACCTGTTGATCTGGCGGTCGCTTCTAAGATCGACGAGACAGAGCCCCGACGTTTGGTAAAAGCGAATGAAATGGGAGCGGATGACATTGCGCTTGACGTGGGCGACCAAAGCATTGAGCAAATGATCGAAATAGTTAAAAATGCAGGTACGGTGATCTGGAACGGCACGCTTGGTATGGCCGAACTGCCTAACTTCGCGCATGGATCTGCCAGGCTTGCCCTGACGCTCGCGACTCATCCGGATATCACTTCGATCATTGGCGGGGGTGATACTGCCGATTTCGTGCTTAATTGGGACGCTCGAAAGGGTGACAGTTTCACGCACGTTTCCACAGGTGGAGGAGCAAGCCTCGACTTAATGGCTGGCGAAAAGCTGCCAGGAGTCGAAAGTTTGCTAGACGCGTGAAAAGAAGTACGCTACACTTAAAATAACAAAGAAGCATAAGCGAGATATGGCTGTAGAATCGAAACTCATTGTCGGAAACTGGAAAATGAACCTCACAACTCATGAGGCGAGTTTATATCTGCATAAATTATCGGGGCTTATTGCCACTCATCGCGATGTCGATGTCGTGCTCGCGCCGACACTTTTAGCGGTTCAATCGCTCAGCCTTCAGATTGATCGCCGCCAGTTTAAACTGGCTGTCCAAAACCTTTATTGGCGTGATCATGGTGCATACACTGGTGAAGTTTCGGCTTCACAATTAAAAGGAGTAGCCGACTACGCGATTATCGGACACTCTGAACGCCGTCATATTTTCGGTGAAACGGATAAAGATGTCCGCAACAAAGTACAGGCTGCGATTCGTAACCATATCAAACCGATCTTGTGTATCGGCGAGACCGCAACCGAACGGGCTGACGGTGAAACGAACGATGTCATTCACGATCAATTGCTGGGCGGTCTTGCGAACGTAACAAGTGAAGATCTTGAGCAGATTACAGTGGCATACGAACCCGTTTGGGCAATCGGAACGGGCGTTAGCGCACTTCCTGATGATGTTATTAAGGCCGTTAAGGCCATTCGTAGCCAAATAAAACACCTTTACGGACCAACACCGGCAGATAATATACGAGTGTTATATGGTGGGAGCGTAACGGCAAGCAGTGCCGCTGATTATTTGGCAATTGATGGGGTTAATGGATTATTAGTCGGAGGCGCGAGTCTAGACGCTCGTGCATTCAGTGAAATTGTTAGTCAGGCACATAATGGTTCAGCAGTAGCTAAAAAATAGGG
It includes:
- a CDS encoding phosphoglycerate kinase — protein: MGFFKQTINTVPLHGQTVLVRADYNVPLHKDGTIADDLRIRASLPTIKKLLADNCKVVIISHLGRPEGRDEKLSLEPAALRLSELLGEPVRFIDQTIGDKPRMAIKRAPKRSVTVLENLRFYTEEEANDEKFAKSLAETSGARYFVQDGFGVVHRAHASTSAITHYLPGVAGLLLEREYTTITDAMKAPKRPLVAVMGGAKVSDKIKVIDEFIKVADTIIISGAMANTFLANKGFPMGKSKYEPDETDIIQEIYKTARAKVGDDKVDDFLILPVDLAVASKIDETEPRRLVKANEMGADDIALDVGDQSIEQMIEIVKNAGTVIWNGTLGMAELPNFAHGSARLALTLATHPDITSIIGGGDTADFVLNWDARKGDSFTHVSTGGGASLDLMAGEKLPGVESLLDA
- the tpiA gene encoding triose-phosphate isomerase, whose translation is MAVESKLIVGNWKMNLTTHEASLYLHKLSGLIATHRDVDVVLAPTLLAVQSLSLQIDRRQFKLAVQNLYWRDHGAYTGEVSASQLKGVADYAIIGHSERRHIFGETDKDVRNKVQAAIRNHIKPILCIGETATERADGETNDVIHDQLLGGLANVTSEDLEQITVAYEPVWAIGTGVSALPDDVIKAVKAIRSQIKHLYGPTPADNIRVLYGGSVTASSAADYLAIDGVNGLLVGGASLDARAFSEIVSQAHNGSAVAKK